One Luteibacter aegosomaticola genomic window carries:
- a CDS encoding ATP-binding protein gives MELIERDHALQCLHDAVGRAEQGAGLTVLVSGEAGIGKTALVRQLVRDRSADGDRVLWGSCEALFSPRPLGPIYDMATAFDAEVQGMLGADGHRARLFHAVLEDLQKSPRMTLLILEDLHWADTATLDLVKYLARRIQPLRALILLTYRDDELGDRHPLQTVFGDLPADAVIRVPLLPLTEEGTESMARQLGADAHGIFATTRGNPFFLAEVLRTDGVPATVRDAVLARAARQSPSVRALLDLVAIVPSRIDIATVDAVLAPSADDIAAALASGLLTFEDGWYAYRHELARIAMEEALATPRATSLHARVLARLEALADTEPVPVARLVHHAAGAADAAGVLKYAPMAAAEAISHGSHSEAAKLYGVALMYAARLPLREQAELLGRRSYQCYLTDQAEEATIASLRALAIWRELGEPTQEGRTLRWLSRLHWFVGRNSEAEAYADAAVALLEQLDENSEFAWALSNRSQLYMHAGRTGEAVAWGTRALELAKRLKDDEVISHALNNVGTAMLAHGDVEGRELLERSLAIALDDDFGEHVARAYSNLISTAIAGRHYAEAARKIEESGDYFADHDLHAWANFVSAWKARLAFELGRWDDAVQIASQLIYRDAAAPVSRIPAMAVLARIRLRRGDEGAIELLDEATELASNTGEIQRLAPVAIARAEAAWLRGETHLADTWVRYAYDMAGELGDRREHGELGFWCWKLGEGKGGYEDPANPYTMQRRGDWRSAAATWARLGNPFMHAMALWDGDEASKLEALAIFEALGASAIVNLCRGELRQAGVRGITRGPRATTAANPAGLTTRERHVMGLLGKGLSNAEIAQRIVRSEKTVEHHISAILRKLGVGSRGEAVAAAWRLGLMDEN, from the coding sequence TTGGAACTCATCGAACGCGATCACGCCCTGCAATGCCTACATGATGCGGTTGGACGTGCCGAGCAGGGCGCGGGATTAACTGTGCTGGTCAGCGGCGAAGCGGGCATCGGCAAGACGGCGCTCGTCCGCCAGCTCGTGCGCGATCGCAGCGCCGATGGCGATCGCGTGCTCTGGGGTAGTTGCGAAGCCCTGTTTTCGCCAAGGCCCCTCGGCCCTATTTACGATATGGCCACCGCGTTCGATGCGGAGGTACAAGGCATGCTCGGTGCCGATGGGCACCGGGCACGCTTGTTTCATGCCGTACTCGAGGATCTGCAGAAATCGCCGCGCATGACGCTGCTTATCCTCGAGGACCTGCACTGGGCGGATACCGCGACGCTCGACCTTGTGAAGTACCTCGCGCGGCGCATCCAGCCCCTGCGCGCACTCATTCTCCTGACGTATCGCGACGACGAGCTGGGCGATCGCCACCCCTTGCAAACGGTCTTCGGCGACTTGCCGGCCGATGCGGTAATCCGCGTGCCGCTGCTCCCGCTCACCGAGGAGGGCACCGAGAGCATGGCGCGTCAACTCGGCGCCGATGCACACGGCATTTTCGCGACGACGCGAGGCAACCCGTTCTTTCTCGCCGAAGTGCTGCGCACTGACGGCGTACCCGCCACGGTGCGTGATGCCGTGCTTGCGCGTGCAGCCCGTCAGTCGCCATCGGTGCGCGCGCTGCTCGACCTGGTAGCGATCGTGCCGTCACGCATCGACATCGCGACGGTGGATGCCGTACTGGCCCCTTCGGCCGATGATATCGCCGCCGCACTGGCTTCAGGCCTGCTCACCTTCGAAGATGGCTGGTACGCCTATCGCCACGAGCTGGCCCGCATCGCCATGGAAGAAGCGCTCGCCACGCCTCGCGCGACCAGCCTGCACGCGCGCGTCCTTGCGCGCCTCGAGGCACTGGCGGATACGGAGCCGGTACCGGTCGCGAGACTCGTGCACCATGCTGCCGGCGCGGCCGACGCCGCAGGCGTCCTGAAATACGCGCCCATGGCTGCCGCGGAGGCGATCTCCCACGGATCGCATAGCGAAGCGGCAAAGCTATACGGCGTCGCCTTGATGTACGCGGCACGACTCCCGCTGCGAGAGCAGGCCGAATTGCTTGGGCGGCGCTCCTATCAGTGCTACCTCACCGACCAGGCCGAGGAAGCCACGATCGCGAGCCTGCGGGCGCTGGCGATCTGGCGCGAGTTAGGCGAACCCACGCAGGAGGGCCGCACCTTGCGCTGGCTATCGCGGCTGCACTGGTTCGTCGGCCGTAACAGCGAAGCGGAAGCGTACGCCGACGCCGCTGTGGCGTTACTGGAGCAACTCGATGAAAACAGCGAATTTGCCTGGGCCCTGAGCAATCGATCGCAGCTTTACATGCATGCCGGACGTACGGGCGAAGCCGTGGCATGGGGCACCCGCGCCCTCGAGCTCGCCAAGCGGCTGAAAGACGACGAGGTGATTAGCCATGCCCTCAATAACGTGGGCACGGCCATGCTGGCCCATGGCGACGTCGAGGGCAGGGAGCTGCTTGAGCGAAGCCTGGCCATCGCGCTCGACGACGACTTCGGCGAGCACGTCGCACGGGCCTATTCGAACCTGATCAGCACGGCGATCGCTGGCCGGCATTACGCCGAGGCGGCGCGGAAGATCGAGGAATCCGGTGACTACTTCGCGGATCATGACCTGCACGCCTGGGCGAATTTCGTCTCGGCATGGAAGGCGCGCCTCGCCTTCGAACTGGGCCGCTGGGACGATGCCGTGCAGATCGCCAGCCAGCTGATCTACCGGGACGCGGCGGCGCCGGTATCGCGCATCCCCGCGATGGCGGTGCTAGCGCGTATCCGTCTTCGCCGCGGCGACGAGGGCGCGATCGAACTGCTTGATGAAGCCACCGAGCTGGCCAGCAATACGGGCGAGATCCAGCGCCTGGCGCCGGTGGCGATCGCACGCGCCGAGGCAGCCTGGCTGCGCGGCGAAACGCATCTGGCCGATACCTGGGTGCGTTACGCCTACGATATGGCAGGCGAACTGGGAGACCGCCGTGAGCACGGCGAACTGGGTTTCTGGTGCTGGAAACTCGGCGAAGGGAAGGGCGGTTACGAAGATCCTGCCAATCCATACACGATGCAGCGGCGCGGCGACTGGCGTTCGGCGGCGGCGACATGGGCGCGGCTGGGCAATCCTTTCATGCACGCCATGGCGCTCTGGGATGGCGATGAAGCGAGCAAGCTCGAGGCCCTGGCGATCTTCGAAGCCCTGGGCGCAAGCGCCATCGTCAATCTATGTCGTGGCGAACTGCGCCAGGCCGGCGTGCGCGGTATCACCCGCGGCCCCAGGGCGACCACCGCGGCCAATCCGGCCGGACTCACCACCCGCGAGCGTCACGTGATGGGTTTGTTGGGCAAGGGCCTGTCCAACGCGGAGATCGCGCAGCGCATCGTGCGTTCGGAGAAAACCGTTGAGCACCATATCTCCGCCATCCTGCGCAAATTGGGGGTTGGTTCGCGCGGAGAGGCGGTGGCGGCCGCCTGGCGGCTGGGGTTGATGGACGAAAACTGA
- a CDS encoding LysR substrate-binding domain-containing protein translates to MSRLTFDLDVIRSFVTGVELGSFSKAAERLGRSTSAISAQLKKLEDQVDAPLLRKAGRGLALTETGEVMLAYGRRLLDLNDEAASAMQGTELAGSVRLGLQEDFGESVLPEVLGLFRRAHPRLHIEVQLARNTALLDGVRSGRLDMALAWQTDASSIHAEHITTLAMRWIAAEGANAPDSNEPMPLVVLDAPCLMRAAAIDALDYAHRPWRIAFTSPSLAGTWAAVRTGWGLSVRTELGLPPGVQVLDAEQHSLPPLPALGLALYSSHATKSVAGERLATMIKERLHDALGAMAGRKN, encoded by the coding sequence ATGAGCCGGCTTACTTTCGACCTCGACGTCATCCGCAGCTTCGTCACCGGCGTGGAGCTAGGTAGCTTCAGCAAGGCGGCGGAGCGGCTGGGACGCTCCACCTCCGCGATCAGCGCCCAGCTCAAGAAGCTCGAGGATCAGGTGGATGCGCCGCTGCTGCGAAAGGCCGGCCGTGGCCTGGCGCTCACGGAAACGGGCGAGGTCATGCTCGCTTACGGGCGCCGCCTGCTCGATCTGAACGACGAAGCGGCCAGTGCCATGCAGGGCACGGAACTGGCGGGTAGCGTCCGCCTCGGGCTTCAGGAGGATTTCGGCGAAAGCGTTTTGCCCGAGGTGCTGGGTCTGTTCCGGCGCGCGCATCCGCGGCTGCATATCGAGGTGCAGTTGGCGCGCAACACGGCACTGCTGGATGGCGTGCGGTCGGGGCGGCTGGACATGGCGCTCGCCTGGCAGACGGATGCGAGTTCGATCCATGCCGAGCACATCACGACGCTGGCCATGCGCTGGATTGCCGCCGAGGGAGCGAACGCGCCTGACTCGAATGAGCCGATGCCACTCGTGGTGCTCGATGCCCCGTGCCTGATGCGCGCCGCGGCGATCGATGCGCTGGACTACGCGCATCGGCCATGGCGTATCGCATTCACGAGCCCGAGCCTTGCAGGCACATGGGCTGCGGTGCGAACCGGTTGGGGGCTCAGTGTGCGCACCGAACTCGGCTTGCCGCCCGGCGTGCAGGTGCTCGACGCCGAGCAACACTCGCTACCACCGTTGCCTGCACTAGGGCTTGCCCTGTATTCGAGCCACGCGACGAAGAGTGTCGCTGGCGAGCGCCTGGCCACGATGATCAAGGAGCGTTTGCATGATGCGCTCGGCGCCATGGCCGGTCGTAAAAACTGA
- a CDS encoding DUF4865 family protein, producing the protein MIAMQYRIPLPADYDMAIIRQRIAERGHLTDNLEGLAFKAYLHGRVDASRTGSQNVYAPFYVWRDPRGLSEFLSGPGFAAVVASFGRPVVRTWAVWDAEFSTDLSAATYATHDTAAISPQASMDETRRREQKLVRAALDQGAEAAVSAFDPTTWTLMRFALWRDASAAHDTPRADAYTVGHMSQPKLS; encoded by the coding sequence ATGATCGCCATGCAATACCGCATCCCCCTACCCGCTGATTACGACATGGCGATCATCCGGCAGCGTATCGCCGAGCGCGGCCACCTCACCGATAACCTCGAGGGCCTTGCGTTCAAGGCGTACCTGCATGGGCGCGTCGATGCGTCTCGCACAGGCAGCCAGAACGTGTACGCGCCGTTCTACGTCTGGCGGGACCCCCGGGGGCTCAGTGAGTTCCTGAGTGGCCCGGGGTTTGCCGCGGTGGTCGCCTCGTTCGGGCGCCCTGTGGTGCGCACCTGGGCCGTGTGGGATGCGGAGTTCTCCACCGATCTCTCCGCGGCGACGTACGCCACGCACGATACCGCTGCGATATCGCCGCAAGCCTCCATGGACGAGACGCGCCGGCGCGAACAGAAGCTCGTGCGTGCCGCACTCGACCAGGGGGCGGAAGCTGCCGTCTCCGCGTTCGATCCAACGACGTGGACACTGATGCGTTTCGCCCTCTGGCGTGACGCCTCTGCCGCCCATGACACCCCGCGTGCCGATGCGTATACGGTCGGCCATATGTCACAACCGAAGCTTTCCTGA
- a CDS encoding tautomerase family protein, with amino-acid sequence MPLVRIDIRRGKSAEYIAALKDGIYAAMRENFQVPENDRFMLVSQYEAEEFDYHPSYLDIQRSDDLVIVQITANNTRGVEQKKAFYRAVVDKLVANPGVRPEDVLINLVETAKENWSFGNGVATYAT; translated from the coding sequence ATGCCACTGGTTCGCATCGACATTCGCCGCGGCAAGTCCGCTGAATATATCGCTGCGCTGAAGGACGGTATTTATGCCGCCATGCGCGAGAACTTCCAGGTGCCCGAGAACGATCGTTTCATGCTGGTTAGCCAGTACGAAGCCGAGGAGTTCGACTATCACCCGTCGTATCTGGATATCCAGCGCTCGGATGATCTGGTGATTGTGCAGATCACGGCGAACAACACGCGGGGCGTTGAGCAGAAGAAGGCGTTTTATCGGGCCGTGGTGGACAAGCTGGTGGCGAACCCAGGGGTGCGGCCCGAGGACGTGCTGATTAACCTGGTGGAGACGGCTAAGGAGAACTGGTCGTTCGGGAATGGCGTTGCGACGTATGCGACGTAG
- a CDS encoding DUF4242 domain-containing protein — protein MPRYIVERAFPEGLDLPINEAGDRLCRTIVNTNAEEGVTWVHSYVSRDRSLSFCVYDAPSPEAIREVGRRNQLPVGSITEVSVLDPYFYMGVSQSGKESSARVRLRAPWLPFSYLAATTALNILKHLAMRLRGVAGAEPAENVHFPSKYGPV, from the coding sequence ATGCCCCGTTACATCGTCGAACGCGCCTTCCCAGAAGGATTGGACTTGCCCATCAATGAAGCGGGCGACCGCCTCTGCCGAACGATCGTCAATACCAACGCCGAAGAGGGCGTGACCTGGGTGCATTCCTACGTGAGCCGTGATCGCAGCCTGTCGTTCTGCGTTTACGACGCGCCCAGTCCTGAAGCGATTCGCGAAGTGGGGCGGCGCAACCAGCTACCCGTAGGCAGCATCACCGAGGTCTCGGTACTCGATCCCTATTTCTATATGGGGGTGTCGCAGTCGGGAAAGGAATCGTCCGCTCGCGTGCGTCTTCGCGCACCGTGGCTACCTTTCAGCTACCTGGCGGCGACCACGGCGCTGAACATACTCAAGCACCTTGCCATGCGCCTTCGTGGCGTCGCCGGCGCAGAGCCGGCTGAGAACGTGCACTTTCCCTCGAAGTACGGTCCGGTGTGA
- a CDS encoding TonB-dependent receptor plug domain-containing protein, with the protein MKSICLRRAMIASSVALALWAPHVLAQSATPAGGKPSDAPDKAVELKAVTVTGSMIPRVEVEGPAPVISISGEDIKKQGYTTLWEFLDSLPQVGQQISDSASWGSSSVNARSVNLRGLGPGFSLLMIDGHRIVDYPQPLNKQSNFQNYNNLPTGMIDHVEILASGASSIYGSDAVAGVVNVILKKNYQGDDLQVTGGGATRGGRAYGDINLFGGRSGSNWHVLYNLEKSNRTALWGMDRPYQDSVSDAGYGAWGPAARMFGYQYDAAGAVALSAMDGNGQYITPPSGTCGKFTNSQLSQSHTVTTNGTQISGVTNNGYYCSQPALFQNWVLTPGSRSNNGYVSGEYDFSNGLQLYGSAALYKTVGISNTQLNVFGTGKFYDESTGQVINQAIRQLTAQEIGTSANTHDREQNWNLQTGLRGTVFDGRFNWDLNLNSQKYIVREDFTGYNAQAMNNFFLGQQHGTTADGLPIYAMNWQQWWNPITPQQYSQFAVNGENTSSSWLNQAQLRVNGDLFKFPWVDESVGWAAVLEAAHNGFKLSPDVRGADPATFQNPFGAYLTGGGTRQRYSLGTEFRVPVLDTVTWTISGRLDKYNDASSADIARTWGSGIEWRPYDGLLLRGSYGTNFKAPDMQAIYLTGSTSPVGDYIDPLQCINAIKGGQNNNTWCNQVQRPTSQYYTLYTNGSRLLLPQTGHSWTYGFVWQIPGVQGLSVSADYWHMGVDNAIQYLDQGTVLNDEAGCLTGFKPNGTSGLSPYTAHVAGSAYCQMVTQMVKRDATGQIISVQSGPINEASLYVGGIDASLDYKFHTDNWGDFRAGINYTDNLSYKQRVLASDQLQNTRYQNVASRVTWIGDWTKGIWNVSISGVREGSMRAPNYDGCNVLPNGIQPGMVTVPNGGETIATGICQVTQDGQQVTVADTTYKGRTPVWITWNGSIGVQINPETHLKFTVSNIFNKVGAIPYYAGGFEFVTTGQTADEYNGREMFLTFDYKLD; encoded by the coding sequence ATGAAAAGCATTTGTTTGCGGCGAGCGATGATCGCCAGTTCGGTTGCGCTCGCGCTTTGGGCGCCGCATGTTCTTGCGCAATCCGCCACGCCAGCGGGCGGCAAACCATCTGACGCGCCTGACAAGGCCGTCGAACTCAAAGCGGTCACCGTCACCGGCTCCATGATTCCGCGCGTCGAGGTTGAGGGGCCTGCGCCGGTTATCAGTATTTCGGGCGAGGACATCAAGAAACAGGGCTATACCACGCTGTGGGAGTTCCTTGATTCACTGCCGCAGGTCGGCCAACAGATTTCGGATTCCGCCTCGTGGGGCTCGAGCTCGGTCAACGCGCGCTCGGTGAACCTGCGCGGCCTCGGCCCCGGCTTTAGCCTTCTGATGATCGATGGTCACCGTATCGTCGATTACCCGCAGCCGCTGAACAAGCAAAGCAACTTCCAGAACTACAACAACCTGCCCACCGGCATGATCGACCATGTCGAGATCCTCGCCTCCGGCGCCTCATCCATTTATGGATCGGATGCCGTCGCAGGCGTGGTGAACGTGATCCTGAAGAAAAACTACCAGGGCGACGACCTGCAGGTGACCGGTGGCGGTGCCACGCGCGGCGGCCGCGCCTACGGCGACATCAACCTGTTTGGCGGCCGCTCGGGCAGCAACTGGCACGTGCTCTACAACCTGGAAAAATCCAATCGCACGGCGTTATGGGGCATGGATCGGCCGTACCAGGATTCCGTCTCCGATGCCGGCTATGGTGCCTGGGGCCCGGCCGCCCGCATGTTTGGGTATCAATACGATGCGGCCGGCGCCGTGGCGCTTTCCGCAATGGACGGCAATGGCCAATACATCACGCCGCCCTCTGGCACCTGCGGCAAGTTCACCAACTCGCAGTTGAGCCAGTCGCATACCGTGACCACGAATGGCACGCAAATCTCAGGCGTTACGAATAACGGTTATTACTGCTCACAACCGGCGCTGTTCCAGAACTGGGTACTGACGCCCGGAAGCCGTAGCAACAACGGCTACGTGTCGGGCGAATATGACTTCAGCAACGGGTTGCAGCTTTATGGTTCGGCTGCGCTGTACAAGACCGTGGGCATCTCCAACACGCAGCTCAATGTGTTCGGCACCGGCAAGTTTTACGACGAGAGCACGGGGCAGGTGATCAACCAGGCCATCCGCCAGCTGACCGCGCAGGAAATCGGTACCTCGGCCAATACGCATGACCGCGAGCAGAACTGGAACCTGCAAACCGGCCTGCGTGGCACCGTCTTCGACGGCCGCTTCAACTGGGACCTGAACCTCAATAGCCAGAAATACATCGTGCGCGAGGATTTCACCGGCTACAACGCGCAGGCCATGAACAACTTCTTCCTCGGCCAACAGCACGGCACCACGGCCGACGGCCTACCCATTTACGCCATGAACTGGCAGCAGTGGTGGAATCCGATTACGCCACAGCAGTACAGCCAGTTTGCGGTGAACGGCGAAAATACCTCTTCCTCCTGGCTCAACCAGGCACAGCTTCGCGTCAATGGCGATCTGTTCAAATTCCCCTGGGTGGATGAATCGGTAGGCTGGGCGGCCGTACTGGAAGCGGCGCACAACGGCTTCAAGCTTTCGCCCGATGTGCGCGGCGCGGATCCGGCCACCTTCCAGAATCCGTTTGGCGCGTACCTCACGGGTGGCGGCACTCGCCAGCGCTATTCGCTGGGCACCGAGTTCCGCGTGCCGGTGCTCGATACGGTGACCTGGACGATCTCCGGCCGCCTCGATAAATACAACGACGCCAGCAGTGCGGATATCGCCCGCACCTGGGGCTCGGGTATCGAATGGCGGCCGTACGACGGCCTGCTCCTGCGCGGCAGCTACGGCACCAACTTCAAGGCGCCGGACATGCAGGCCATCTACCTGACGGGGTCGACCTCGCCGGTGGGTGATTACATCGACCCCCTGCAATGCATCAACGCCATCAAGGGCGGCCAGAACAACAACACCTGGTGTAACCAGGTGCAGCGCCCCACCTCGCAGTACTACACGCTTTACACCAACGGTAGCCGCCTGCTGTTGCCGCAGACCGGCCACTCGTGGACCTACGGCTTCGTGTGGCAGATCCCGGGCGTGCAGGGCCTCTCTGTGTCGGCCGATTACTGGCACATGGGCGTGGATAACGCGATCCAGTATCTCGACCAGGGCACGGTGCTGAACGACGAAGCAGGCTGCCTCACAGGCTTCAAACCCAACGGCACGTCCGGGCTTTCGCCCTACACGGCGCATGTGGCGGGATCGGCGTATTGCCAGATGGTCACGCAGATGGTGAAGCGCGACGCCACGGGGCAGATCATTTCCGTGCAGTCGGGACCGATCAACGAAGCGTCGCTTTACGTCGGCGGCATCGATGCCTCGCTGGACTACAAGTTCCACACGGATAACTGGGGCGATTTCCGCGCCGGTATCAACTACACCGACAACCTCTCGTACAAGCAGCGCGTACTGGCATCCGACCAGCTGCAGAACACGCGTTACCAGAACGTCGCCAGCCGCGTGACCTGGATCGGCGACTGGACCAAGGGCATCTGGAACGTCTCGATCTCGGGCGTGCGCGAGGGAAGCATGCGTGCCCCGAACTACGACGGCTGCAACGTGCTGCCCAACGGCATCCAGCCCGGCATGGTCACGGTACCGAACGGTGGAGAGACGATCGCCACCGGCATCTGCCAGGTCACGCAGGATGGCCAGCAGGTCACGGTGGCCGATACGACCTACAAGGGCAGGACGCCGGTGTGGATTACATGGAATGGCTCGATCGGCGTGCAGATCAATCCGGAGACGCATCTGAAGTTCACCGTGTCGAACATCTTCAACAAGGTCGGCGCCATTCCGTATTACGCCGGCGGGTTTGAATTCGTCACGACCGGTCAGACCGCGGATGAGTACAACGGACGCGAGATGTTCCTGACGTTCGATTACAAGCTGGACTGA
- a CDS encoding OprD family outer membrane porin: protein MSKLVRFSILALACSSAGLHAEDFFRDGSIDGEIRLYRFDRNYDNQATKDQFANSLAGFLTVKSGVVNGFSAVATGFSAHSFGTQQRDTARIDASLMGPNNVIDGFTQAYVQYANPFMTVRVGDQYLNTPWMGQSDTRAIPASYQAGLLDFRPAKGWDVYVIRVLRWKSRTSDGYNDDNLYYPSTYHGDTMYGNNGSLTGNPHEQNGTTAIGSTYATGPIKAQAWYYNFEHFAQTGYVEGTYTAPKMGAVTPFFSAQIVRQTSGAENVLVDTRTKVLGVAGQRVDSRAWGIDTGVNVGHAKFDFSYNKLNSDRSAVGLGSIISPYSANYSSDPLFTSSMLRGLVEQGPGHAWKARAAYNLFQDQLQLVASYARYDTVLRGVDHELYTDIILKMDRWVKGLQLRDRWEHPVGGKNNLNPGNMPWSSNRLMLSYKF, encoded by the coding sequence ATGTCTAAGTTGGTGCGTTTCAGCATCCTGGCCTTGGCGTGCTCCAGCGCCGGCCTTCACGCTGAAGATTTTTTCCGGGATGGTTCGATTGACGGCGAAATTCGTCTCTATCGTTTTGATCGTAATTACGATAATCAGGCAACGAAGGATCAGTTCGCTAATTCGCTGGCCGGCTTCCTGACCGTCAAGAGCGGCGTGGTCAATGGCTTCAGCGCCGTCGCCACCGGTTTCTCGGCTCATTCCTTCGGCACCCAGCAGCGCGATACCGCCCGTATCGATGCATCGCTCATGGGCCCGAACAACGTCATCGATGGCTTTACCCAGGCCTATGTCCAGTACGCCAATCCGTTCATGACGGTGCGCGTCGGCGACCAGTACCTCAATACGCCGTGGATGGGCCAGTCGGATACGCGCGCCATTCCGGCGTCGTACCAGGCGGGCCTGCTCGATTTCCGCCCGGCCAAGGGCTGGGACGTCTACGTGATCCGCGTGCTTCGCTGGAAGAGTCGTACGTCGGATGGTTACAACGACGACAACCTGTACTACCCGTCGACGTACCACGGCGACACCATGTACGGAAATAACGGCTCGCTCACCGGCAACCCGCATGAGCAGAACGGCACCACGGCGATCGGCAGCACCTATGCGACCGGCCCGATCAAGGCGCAGGCCTGGTACTACAACTTCGAGCACTTCGCGCAGACGGGTTACGTGGAAGGCACGTACACTGCGCCGAAGATGGGCGCGGTGACGCCGTTCTTCAGCGCGCAGATCGTCCGCCAGACCAGCGGTGCCGAGAACGTCCTGGTGGACACCCGCACGAAGGTGCTCGGCGTTGCCGGCCAGCGCGTGGATTCCCGCGCCTGGGGTATCGATACCGGCGTGAACGTCGGCCATGCGAAGTTCGACTTCTCGTACAACAAGCTCAACAGCGATCGTTCCGCCGTGGGCCTGGGCTCGATCATCTCGCCGTACAGCGCCAACTACTCGTCCGATCCGCTGTTCACCTCGTCCATGCTGCGTGGCCTGGTTGAGCAGGGCCCGGGCCATGCGTGGAAGGCTCGCGCCGCCTACAACCTGTTCCAGGACCAGCTGCAGCTGGTGGCGTCGTACGCGCGTTACGACACGGTACTGCGTGGCGTCGACCACGAGCTGTACACCGACATCATCCTGAAGATGGATCGTTGGGTGAAGGGCCTCCAGCTGCGTGACCGCTGGGAGCACCCGGTAGGCGGCAAGAACAACCTCAACCCGGGCAACATGCCGTGGTCGAGCAACCGCCTGATGCTGTCGTACAAGTTCTAA
- a CDS encoding nickel-binding protein, translated as MPRFIVEQAFFSDMDLPTHEKGDHLFRKIISNNAEKGVTWVKSYVGRDRTRAFFVYDAPGPDEILQAGECNRLPIDDITEVSVLDPYFYLGIGESGRKTVPPSHLRTPWLPFSYLIA; from the coding sequence ATGCCTCGTTTCATCGTCGAACAAGCGTTTTTTAGCGACATGGATCTCCCGACTCATGAGAAGGGAGACCATCTCTTCCGGAAAATCATCAGTAATAACGCGGAAAAAGGCGTTACATGGGTAAAGTCATACGTTGGCCGTGACCGCACACGCGCCTTCTTTGTCTACGATGCGCCTGGCCCTGATGAGATCCTGCAGGCCGGCGAATGCAACCGGCTACCGATCGATGACATCACCGAGGTATCTGTACTGGATCCGTACTTTTACCTAGGGATCGGCGAATCAGGGCGTAAAACTGTACCGCCCTCGCATCTGCGTACGCCCTGGCTTCCGTTCAGCTACCTGATCGCCTAA